One segment of Deltaproteobacteria bacterium DNA contains the following:
- the clpP gene encoding ATP-dependent Clp endopeptidase proteolytic subunit ClpP yields the protein MNFIPIVVEQTGRGERAYDIYSRLLKDRIVFLGSGISDEVANLITAQFLFLESEDPERDIFFYINSPGGAVTAGLAIYDTMQYVRPQISTVCVGQAASMGAVLLAAGAKGKRFALPHARIMIHQPLGGFQGQATDIDIQAREILRMREELNSILTKHTGQGLKKIEKDTDRDMFMTGKQAQEYGLVDEVIASRPESLKKL from the coding sequence ATGAATTTCATCCCCATTGTCGTAGAGCAAACCGGCCGCGGTGAACGTGCGTACGATATCTATTCGCGTCTCCTTAAGGACCGTATCGTATTTCTAGGTTCCGGCATCTCTGACGAAGTCGCCAATCTAATCACCGCGCAGTTTCTCTTTCTCGAGTCGGAAGATCCCGAGCGCGATATTTTCTTTTACATTAACAGTCCGGGCGGTGCTGTCACCGCCGGTCTGGCGATCTATGATACCATGCAGTACGTGCGGCCGCAGATCTCTACGGTTTGCGTCGGCCAAGCGGCGAGTATGGGCGCGGTCTTATTAGCCGCCGGCGCCAAGGGCAAACGATTCGCCTTGCCCCATGCGCGCATCATGATTCATCAGCCGTTGGGTGGATTTCAAGGCCAGGCCACCGATATCGACATTCAAGCCCGGGAAATTCTGCGGATGCGCGAAGAGTTGAATAGTATTTTGACCAAGCATACTGGACAGGGTTTAAAGAAGATCGAGAAAGATACCGATCGCGATATGTTCATGACCGGCAAGCAGGCGCAGGAATACGGCTTGGTTGACGAAGTGATCGCGAGTCGTCCCGAAAGCCTTAAGAAATTGTAG